In Eleutherodactylus coqui strain aEleCoq1 chromosome 11, aEleCoq1.hap1, whole genome shotgun sequence, a single window of DNA contains:
- the PSMC3 gene encoding 26S proteasome regulatory subunit 6A → MASVWDETEQDGVGQEVLKMSTEEIIQRTRLLDSEIKIMKSEVLRVTHELQAMKDKIKENSEKIKVNKTLPYLVSNVIELLDVDPNDQEEDGANIDLDSQRKGKCAVIKTSTRQTYFLPVIGLVDAEKLKPGDLVGVNKDSYLILETLPTEYDSRVKAMEVDERPTEQYSDIGGLDKQIQELVEAIVLPMNHKEKFENLGIQPPKGVLMYGPPGTGKTLLARACAAQTKATFLKLAGPQLVQMFIGDGAKLVRDAFALAKEKAPSIIFIDELDAIGTKRFDSEKAGDREVQRTMLELLNQLDGFQPNTQVKVIAATNRVDILDPALLRSGRLDRKIEFPMPNEEARARIMQIHSRKMNVSPDVNYEELARCTDDFNGAQCKAVCVEAGMIALRRGATELTHEDYMEGILEVQAKKKANLQYYA, encoded by the exons ATGGCGTCTGTGTGGGATGAAACCGAG CAGGATGGGGTGGGGCAGGAGGTCCTCAAGATGTCAACAGAGGAGATTATCCAGAGAACCCGACTCCTGGACAGCGAGATCAAG ATCATGAAGAGCGAGGTGCTGCGTGTGACACACGAGTTACAAGCCATGAAAGACAAAATCAAAGAAAACAGCGAGAAAATCAAAGTGAACAAGACGCTCCCTTATCTGGTCTCCAATGTCATCGAG CTGCTGGATGTTGATCCTAATGACCAAGAGGAAGACGGAGCCAACATTGATCTGGACTCGCAGAGAAAGGGAAAATGTGCAGTAATAAAAACATCTACCCGACAG ACGTACTTTCTTCCAGTGATTGGTTTGGTTGATGCCGAAAAGCTCAAACCTGGAGATCTTGTG GGGGTGAATAAGGATTCCTATCTCATCCTGGAGACCTTGCCGACAGAATACGACTCCCGAGTAAAGGCTATGGAGGTTGATGAAAGGCCGACTGAGCAATACAGTGATATCGGTGgtttagacaagcagattcaGGAG ctggtAGAGGCCATTGTTCTACCCATGAACCACAAGGAGAAGTTTGAAAACTTGGGTATCCAGCCTCCTAAAGGTGTGCTCATGTATGGGCCCCCGGGGACAGGAAAGACCCTCCTAGCGAGAGCATGTGCTGCACAGACTAAG GCCACTTTCTTGAAACTGGCTGGTCCTCAGTTAGTTCAGATGTTTATCGGAGATGGAGCCAAGCTTGTCCGAGATGCCTTTGCCCTGGCCAAGGAGAAGGCTCCATCTATCATTTTTATTGATGAGCTGGATGCTATTGGAACAAAAAG GTTTGACAGTGAAAAGGCCGGAGACAGAGAAGTGCAGAGAACGATGTTGGAGCTTCTAAACCAGCTGGATGGCTTTCAACCCAACACCCAAGTTAAG GTGATTGCTGCCACAAACCGTGTAGACATCTTGGATCCTGCACTGCTCCGTTCAGGGCGTCTCGACAGGAAAATTGAATTCCCAATGCCCAATGAAGAGGCCCGAGCCCGAATCATGCAAATTCATTCCCGCAAGATGAACGTTAG CCCCGATGTCAATTATGAAGAGCTTGCTCGCTGTACCGATGACTTCAACGGGGCACaatgtaaagctgtgtgtgtggaggCG GGTATGATCGCTCTACGCCGAGGTGCCACTGAGCTGACGCATGAAGATTACATGGAGGGGATCTTGGAAGTCCAAGCTAAGAAGAAGGCCAACTTGCAATACTACGCGTAG